A single genomic interval of Spirosoma linguale DSM 74 harbors:
- a CDS encoding hypothetical protein (KEGG: afr:AFE_0707 hypothetical protein) codes for MLYLTIRTDDCPSVHQAIESEFRLGELVQVTSIADTATDPDAITVAEGAIQLPLDWSESLPPVLLPRPLPFSPENLLTVLFMQLDNWEKAYEYGRHDRSLADAVDLTNRLQAGVLVEAPARPVNGVGTFETYRQWHNRAVALHYGNLETDVDNTDVSEAYQTALNHAPDSDYQVFTAKHYATLLLDTGQLTAANQVLAEAANAELSDAASHELLAVQYAVWLQQLVVPYDASLLEQTKTALWQVLQYYETQQRTIQVGLLLVDAAQVANFTNSFSEALGYISRAVTIFRNEEMTELLANALYRKGILLYTWAQSGNPQFYRPAMEAYQEALKVFTQQNAPAVFAEIQHHLGVIFAEIPDEVKKKSIWAAVSSSSFQQALAYFTREEFPYEYATICNHYANALTKYPQAAKSDNYAKAIGYYRDALRVRTAEAYPYERALTILNYLEAGWYVGEDDPENQRALYNDMVKKASEVRFLVTDEALINDAENHLERLGELVIGDW; via the coding sequence ATGCTTTATCTAACTATCCGAACCGACGACTGCCCTTCCGTTCACCAGGCCATTGAATCTGAGTTCAGGCTTGGTGAACTGGTGCAGGTTACGTCAATCGCCGATACGGCGACCGATCCTGACGCCATAACCGTTGCTGAAGGAGCTATTCAACTGCCGCTCGACTGGAGCGAATCGCTGCCGCCGGTTCTCTTACCCCGTCCGTTACCCTTCTCGCCCGAAAACCTGCTGACGGTGCTGTTTATGCAGTTAGATAACTGGGAGAAAGCGTATGAGTATGGGCGGCACGATCGATCACTGGCCGATGCTGTCGACCTGACGAACCGACTACAAGCGGGCGTATTGGTGGAGGCACCGGCGCGGCCCGTCAACGGGGTTGGTACGTTTGAAACCTATCGGCAGTGGCATAACCGGGCGGTCGCGTTGCATTACGGCAACCTCGAAACGGACGTCGATAATACTGACGTATCGGAAGCGTATCAGACAGCCCTGAACCATGCTCCCGATTCTGATTATCAGGTCTTCACCGCAAAACACTACGCCACGCTGCTGCTCGATACCGGACAGCTAACAGCCGCGAATCAGGTGCTGGCAGAGGCTGCTAACGCCGAACTTAGCGATGCTGCAAGCCATGAATTACTGGCGGTTCAGTATGCCGTCTGGTTGCAGCAACTAGTCGTTCCCTACGATGCCTCTCTGCTCGAACAGACCAAAACGGCCCTCTGGCAGGTATTGCAGTACTATGAAACTCAGCAGCGTACCATTCAGGTAGGGCTGTTGCTGGTCGATGCGGCTCAGGTAGCCAACTTTACCAACAGCTTTTCCGAAGCGCTGGGCTACATCAGTCGTGCGGTGACCATCTTCCGGAATGAAGAGATGACCGAGTTGCTGGCCAATGCGTTATACCGTAAAGGAATACTGCTGTATACCTGGGCACAAAGCGGTAATCCGCAGTTTTACCGACCGGCTATGGAAGCCTACCAGGAGGCACTCAAGGTGTTTACCCAGCAAAATGCCCCGGCCGTTTTCGCCGAGATTCAGCATCACCTCGGGGTGATCTTTGCCGAGATTCCCGACGAAGTCAAGAAGAAGAGCATCTGGGCTGCTGTATCGTCAAGCTCGTTTCAGCAGGCGCTGGCTTATTTTACCCGGGAGGAGTTTCCGTACGAATACGCTACCATCTGTAATCACTACGCCAACGCCCTGACAAAATACCCGCAGGCCGCGAAGTCCGACAATTATGCCAAAGCCATTGGCTATTACCGCGATGCCCTGCGCGTCCGTACTGCCGAAGCGTACCCTTACGAACGGGCACTAACGATCCTGAACTACCTGGAAGCGGGCTGGTACGTGGGCGAAGATGATCCGGAAAACCAGCGCGCCCTGTACAACGACATGGTCAAAAAGGCGAGCGAAGTACGCTTTCTGGTTACGGACGAAGCCCTCATCAACGATGCAGAAAATCATCTGGAGCGACTGGGTGAGTTGGTGATTGGTGATTGGTGA
- a CDS encoding hydrogenase accessory protein HypB (TIGRFAM: hydrogenase accessory protein HypB~PFAM: cobalamin synthesis protein P47K~KEGG: eca:ECA1234 hydrogenase nickel incorporation protein HypB): protein MIELTKTMTTARPKSNQASVGAVQCENTTLNLLKVNDFVAKAIRDRLPDVLVINVCSSPGSGKTTLMQETGKRLRGRLNMAVLVGDPETERDAIRMRDVGINALQIVTGGMCHIEAQMIYQALDHIDLTGVDLLFIENVGNLVCPAAFDLGEDFRVTLLASTEGDDKPKKYPRMFLTSELMVVSKADLLPYVPFKVENVIQDARDVNPDIEVLTISSTTGEGLDAWCNWLLAKVEQKKGVVA from the coding sequence ATGATTGAACTAACCAAAACTATGACAACTGCCAGACCGAAATCCAACCAGGCTTCTGTAGGAGCCGTACAGTGCGAAAATACAACACTTAACTTGCTTAAAGTCAATGATTTTGTAGCAAAAGCCATTCGGGATCGCCTGCCCGATGTACTGGTGATTAACGTGTGTTCATCGCCGGGAAGTGGTAAGACCACCCTCATGCAGGAAACCGGCAAGCGGCTCCGGGGGCGACTGAACATGGCCGTTCTGGTGGGCGATCCCGAAACCGAACGCGACGCTATCCGGATGCGCGACGTGGGTATCAACGCCCTGCAAATCGTAACGGGCGGCATGTGCCATATCGAAGCGCAGATGATCTATCAGGCGCTCGATCACATCGACCTGACGGGTGTTGACCTGCTGTTCATCGAAAACGTAGGCAACCTCGTTTGTCCGGCCGCTTTCGACCTGGGTGAAGACTTCCGCGTCACACTGCTGGCATCGACCGAAGGCGACGATAAGCCCAAAAAGTACCCGCGCATGTTCCTGACCAGCGAACTAATGGTCGTGTCGAAAGCCGATTTACTACCCTACGTTCCCTTTAAGGTAGAAAATGTGATTCAGGACGCCCGCGATGTGAATCCCGATATTGAGGTACTCACTATTTCGAGCACTACCGGCGAAGGCCTCGACGCCTGGTGCAACTGGCTGCTGGCCAAAGTTGAGCAGAAGAAAGGCGTTGTTGCGTAG
- a CDS encoding hydrogenase expression/synthesis HypA (PFAM: hydrogenase expression/synthesis HypA~KEGG: bbt:BBta_p0176 putative hydrogenase nickel incorporation protein HypA): MHEISLVRNIFRTLEEEFPADMSRIRGIYLKAGLLSNVQPILMQNAFAAVLEDEPRYQQTTLHVEVLPILIHCNVCDKTTEVQQYKFVCSCGKPSRNVVQGEELLISKVEFDD; this comes from the coding sequence ATGCACGAAATTTCTCTGGTCCGTAACATTTTTCGAACGCTGGAAGAAGAATTTCCGGCGGATATGAGCCGGATACGGGGAATTTACCTTAAGGCCGGACTCCTCTCGAACGTGCAACCCATTTTGATGCAGAATGCCTTTGCCGCCGTGCTGGAAGATGAGCCCCGCTATCAGCAAACGACGCTGCACGTCGAAGTGCTGCCGATTCTGATTCATTGCAATGTGTGCGACAAGACGACCGAAGTGCAGCAGTATAAGTTTGTGTGCTCCTGCGGTAAACCCAGCCGAAACGTCGTACAGGGCGAAGAACTGCTGATCAGCAAAGTTGAGTTCGATGATTGA